Proteins encoded in a region of the Oscillospiraceae bacterium MB24-C1 genome:
- a CDS encoding transglutaminase domain-containing protein — MNKIYSVIIILGIALSLVACSGAEKDASNTNIASTDLIAQSESNAIPEMGKSYEFEFNPYVLTSEYEQLYGDEFLQAYRNFVSSYLNYENYYSCPSGDYAYLISKMQQVNFPLFNADAYFDYDNFYNAQTGRVPIYYVSESKEQHDELISNFVDDLSEIIENNIMQNDNDVIKAITLYRAFSSSVSYNYDAIDNDMISDVSPYNALINRDGICQSFAGAYTYLLLQLGIDANTCGGMTYDNTSAHEWTILKLDGKYYYADPTFENTETGGCGLKYFGITTAEREEAGNFDPQYFNIGLTNEIWSRDSDISDTRFEPLRACLTFEIDHEENSVVCFDENGSEYIKFS; from the coding sequence ATGAATAAAATTTATTCAGTTATTATTATCCTTGGCATAGCCCTCAGCTTGGTTGCTTGTAGTGGTGCGGAAAAAGATGCGAGCAATACCAACATAGCATCAACGGATTTAATAGCTCAATCAGAAAGCAATGCAATTCCAGAAATGGGAAAATCGTATGAATTTGAATTTAATCCTTATGTTTTAACATCAGAATATGAGCAGTTATACGGAGATGAATTTTTACAAGCTTATAGAAACTTTGTTTCTTCATATTTAAACTATGAAAACTATTATTCATGTCCTAGCGGCGATTACGCTTATTTAATTTCAAAAATGCAGCAGGTAAACTTTCCTTTGTTTAATGCCGATGCATATTTTGATTATGATAATTTTTATAATGCGCAAACAGGAAGAGTACCAATATATTACGTTTCTGAAAGCAAAGAACAACACGATGAATTAATAAGTAATTTTGTTGATGACTTATCAGAGATAATTGAAAATAATATAATGCAAAACGACAATGACGTTATTAAAGCCATAACACTATATCGTGCTTTTTCAAGTAGTGTAAGTTATAACTATGACGCAATAGATAACGATATGATTTCAGATGTTTCTCCGTATAACGCACTAATAAACCGTGATGGCATATGTCAAAGCTTTGCAGGGGCATATACATATTTGCTGTTACAGCTTGGCATTGATGCAAATACTTGTGGAGGAATGACGTATGACAATACAAGTGCACATGAATGGACAATACTAAAGCTTGATGGAAAATATTATTATGCTGATCCAACGTTTGAAAATACCGAAACTGGAGGATGTGGCTTAAAATATTTTGGAATTACAACAGCAGAGCGTGAGGAGGCAGGAAATTTTGACCCTCAATATTTTAATATTGGCTTAACTAATGAAATATGGTCAAGAGACTCTGATATTTCAGATACAAGGTTTGAACCATTAAGAGCTTGCTTGACTTTTGAAATTGACCATGAAGAGAATTCAGTTGTTTGTTTTGATGAAAATGGAAGTGAGTACATAAAGTTTAGCTAA